The Cucurbita pepo subsp. pepo cultivar mu-cu-16 chromosome LG15, ASM280686v2, whole genome shotgun sequence genome contains the following window.
ttatttatacgggtgtggaaaccttttcccagtagacgcgttttaaaatcgtgaggctgacagtgatacgtaacagtcAAAgccagtgggcttgggttgttactcatggtatcagagctagacatcgggcagtgtgccagtaagagcGCTAGGTCCCCAAGGGAGTGAAttatgaaatcccacatcggttggagaggaaattGGGCCCTAACGGGTAGATTGTGAGGTCTCGCATCCGCtgaagagagaaatgaaatatttcttataaaagtgtagacgcattttaaaatcgtgaggctgacagaaatacgtaacgggctaaaacagacaatatctgttagcggtggccTTGAGTTGTTATAGGTCTTATCTAACTCGaccataatttatttagtacCCGAGCTCAAATTCACCCGCAACAAACTTTTTAACTTTACCTGGTGATCcaaatttttcgatttttcaaaaattcaacctaacccaatttttatggtttgagTTGGGTAATCTAAGTTGTCGAGTTCtcgagtcatatgaacaccccaaccaattaaaaaaaatcgaaaattatCTCGAGCTACCCAAATCAGATAAtatgtaaaaatgaaaataaaaaagaaaccattGGAAGGAAACACGAACTTCTTAACCCAGATTAAACGACTCCACGAGCTAAACAACGTCACTCGACACTCCATACCTTCCCTTATAAATCATGCCCGAACAAAATAATCTCGAATGAAAAATACTTTCGAGCTGTCTcgtaataaatatatgaaataatacACCGAATATACgttaaaaactttatattaaatttcttaataaGATCTAATCTAATTCATATTTGATTGAAATCATTAGTTTTAGCTGTTTAAATTTGGTAGGATTcacataaattattaatatttatccACATAAATGTCACCTCCCTCTCTATAATGTAGCtcttcataaaataaaataaaataaaaataaaaattagggCTAGCTGGCacaattatttcaataaatggAGGGGTTCCTTTATAGTACATTATGTTGGTATTAATGTGtctattttaagtttttaattaaaagctATGTGTATGCAAATATTCATGACGTATAAAATGTACGATAGATACGAGATTCAAAGTACGAAATGCTCGGGTTTTGTTTCGGTTCTAGGTGAGCTACCTGAATGTTTCAGTTTGCCACCCTGTTATGGAACAAGCAGTCTGGTCTACGTCATCTAAACAACGATAACGTTCGATCTCGAGGAAATGGGTATATCCcgaagttttttttgtttttgtttttttttaatgtattcttTATATTCTCTCGATCCCTAATGAATTTAGATGTTAACAAAGGAAATGATAGATCGaacggatttttttttaaatatataatttgaaacaaaGTTGATCACGTTTAAAAGGGTTTCATAATTGAGTAatattatgagatcccacgttagttgaagaagggaacgaaacattctttataagagtgcggaaatctctccctagcagacctgttttaaaactgtgaggttgactaggatatgtaacgggccaaagcagacaataccAGCGGTGGGTGGACGGttaattctttataagagtgcggaaatctctccctagcagacctgttttaaaactgtgaggttgactaggatatgtaacgggccaaagcagacaataccAGCGGTGggtggacggttacaaatatCCTTTTTCTTACactgaacgaaacattctttataagagtgcggaaatctctccctagcagacctgtttttggacggttacaaatatCCTTTTTCTTACACTCTGTTCAAGAAAGTCATCAGTTATGAATTGACAACGAGCgtcaatatctgctagcggtgagcgggctgttacaaatatcCTTTTTCTTACACTCTGTTCAAGAAAGTCNtggacggttacaaatatCCTTTTTCTTACACTCTGTTCAAGAAAGTCATCAGTTATGAATTGACAACGAGCgtcaatatctgctagcggtgagcgggctgttacaaatatcCTTTTTCTTACACTCTGTTCAAGAAAGTCATTAGTTATGAATTGACGAGCgtcaatatctgctagctgtgaGTGACCTGTTACAAATATCCTTTTTCTTACACTCTGTTCAAGAAAGTCATTAGTTATGAATTGACGAAGAGCgtcaatatctgctagcagcgagcgggctgttacaaatatcCTTTTTCTTACACTCTGTTCAAGAGAGTTGTTAGTTATGAATCGACGACGAGCGTCAATCTTGAATTAAAAGTCGAACCAATTATAAATGATTAACGTCACGTcatcaaattatataatatagtaaaCCCGTGAATGAAATCGATAGattgcaatatatatatatatatatatatatatataacatattatAAGGACATATTGAAATGGGCAAAGGAAAATATGTCTGTAAAAGATCTTTGGTGGGTTCTAAATCCATAAAAACCAGTGAAAAAATTTCCCCACACTCATAATCAAACTTTCTCTAAACAAAAAGCTTTGTCAAAAAAGGATTCCCACATGGTCATGCTGAATTTTGAGCCACAAAATCGAACAATTATAACCGAACACGGAGCTCGTTTTCAAAATGGTACGTACAAAAATGATACACATCGTCCTTGTCCTCGTCCCCGTCCCCGTCCCCACCCCCGCCTTTGCTCGGGTGGCTCCATTTACAGCAAAACTTTGAAAGTTACATCTTTCTCTCCCCAAGTCCCCCATGTTCTATGGCTCACATTctcttatctaaaaaaaaaaaaagcgaaaaaaaaaaccccccGCTTTTGTAGTTTTGTGTTTGTTCGTAATTGATAGGGCAAATGTActcttgtttttgtgtttttatcGAGTGTCCGTTATTAGGTTAGGTCAGGTTGAGACATTTTCCAGACTCAACCCAGTTGATGAACCCGACTGTAAATTTGTTTGATCGAGTTTTTTGGGTCATCTTTATTACTATTGTTATTACATTCTCATGAACAAGATCTGAACGACGCTCTCGAGAGAAGTAGAAACTGATCGACTTTGGTCATAAAAAGGTTAAACAATACAATCACGACTAGATATCTCTTTTCTTGGTGTATAATTATATGTAGAGTGAAAGATTTGAATCCCGATCCGTTGATTAGCGTTGTAAGGTGACCCGGTATTTATTCGAATAAAATCGGTGGTTGAGATAGAGGGGCAATGGAGATTAAATTTTGCTTCTTTAGGGTTTGATGTTGACAACACTTTTGTTTGGCACATGAAGCCCACGTTAGCCTCTTCCTCTCCTTATTTATTGTAAAGACAACTCTATAAACTTATTCACATTTATGTCccatctatctatatatatatatatatgtatgtatatatatatatatcgaaatatctataattataaatttttaaaattttgtaacgATATCAAATACATGACATGACTGTTATAAGTGTGGAAAcgttcatttaaaataattttaaacgatgtcataaaaatttaatgtaataGGTACACGAGCACGTTCTGTAagtatatatggtaaatattttttgatataatagaaaattttgaatatttataacGTGGacggattttttttaataaatatttttactatgttttttttgttaaaattagtGTGGATAGATCtcgtaaaattcaaatatctgTAGTTCAGtctgatgaaattaaaattttacgaTGTTCGATGTTggttaaaaggtaaaaaaaaattcccgAGAAATCTATTCTTAACCCTAATGATGAAAattcgagtttttttttttcaatattttcatgattttgtGAGGTAATGATGGAATTTAGATTCTCTTTTCGGGAGAGAATTTAGTCTTATTGATTAGACATTAGATTTTTGTCACCAACGTTATCATGTTTTACTGCAaagtataataatttttattttttttatcataaaaaaaaattaaattataaatttagtctataaattttttaaaagttactGAAGTTTTAATAACTTTTAGGGTTTCGTcggagagaaaaacgaaacattatttataaggtgtggaaacctctccctaacagacgtgttttaaaactttgaggggaacgAAGAATTACTTATGAGGGTGTGGTGATGTCTCCCTAACGGACGTGTTTATGGCTTAGGGTTTAGAAGGGAAGCtgaaagaggataatatctgctagcggtgaacgTGAACCGTTACactatcaataatttttttaaaaaaatgttgaatagATTAACGAGATACTGAacctaaattgaaaattttagaaacgtATATATTGGACacaaaatatatgttttaaagaCGTTTTAGAAACTTTTCAAAGTTCAAGAACCTATTTAACGCGTTTTATAGTTTAGAAACCGAgtagatttaaatttaaaagttcagGGACTAAACTTGTAAATTCATATACCGAATCGTGTtataattttactaaaaatcGTTCAATCTAGTTCAATCTGATATGAGCAATCATCGGCCGATTTTTTCCGAGGTGGCTCGAGAGGAAAAACCGAACGAAAAATGATAGGTGGAGAAAGGCAAGCTATTTCATAGACtttgaaaaccctaaattgACATTCATAAATTAACCCAGATTCGAACCCTAATTAATGGAAGGATTGAACTAGACAACCCATTTGTCGGGCCTCAACACGAGAAACCGATACCTGTATAGAGTTAAATCTCGACATGTCTGTAATATcatagaaaatttaataaaatataatataatatacataCAAAATATCAGTAATGTGCACGTAAActttagtaatttaaaaatgtaacaatTATTATGGAAAGCTTACCTATTTAGATCGATAATGTGACACTCGAGTTAACGagagatacatgaatgaaccgagacgACATCCAAACGAGAGAGATTCTAGAGATAGAATGattaagaaatacttaaaataattgaaagtcaTTACCTATATCAACAAGGTGTCGTTTCTTCTCGATGGACAATATGGTTAGCTCTAAGGTGAAGCTCGTACGTCTCGGTTCGGAAATATGGAGTTAAAGGAACCATAGGCCATGGCAATTGGGCCAATGgcattaatttgaaaatgcaAAAGCTTGGGCCTTGTATCATAGCTCAACTCACAATGGCACAAACCCACTAATGGTCGAGAAATATTCCTAGTGTCACGATCATGCTTGTTTAGGGCGTTCTATCAAactcttttactattataTTGTATGTGTGAGGTTCATTGAAATAACGTCGGTTAGACATGAATCgtctcaaaatgtactgtACGAGACTGTACGGGACCAAGTAGTCATTAAAGCTTCCTAACCGAGTATTATAATCACTTCGGCCTGTAACTTCtgtaatattttctttcaacttgTTTTCAACGATTTTTCTCACGTCTTATAAAACATTTTCTCTCAAAACATAGTTCGAGGTTCGACCATACAATCGAATTGTCCACGAAATACGATGTTTACAAAATGCCGCACAATTGTTGGATCATCGGCTAAACGAGAGTGATTATGATACAAAACACTAAAATGAACTTCAGACCAAATTTCGATAAAACCCTAAATgatttggaattaaaaaaaggtaaaatataCCGATCTAAGAGAGAAATAGCGTATGATCAGAAGAACGAAGAAGAACGAAGAAGAACGAATCATTGagtgattttaattattgctCAAATTTTCAGCAAGTCTACAACTTCCCTTTCGCAAATCGACCTTCAAGAGGACGAGGGAAGGAAACGGATCGAATTTCTACTATACAAAATTGTTGATTCTCATTCTATCTATGAATGGCTGTTTCAGTTTCTCGTCTTCAACAATTAGCCGCCAATCGAGAAGTGACTTCGAAGAACACATCTTCGTTGCAAGGGATCGTCAAGCCTCCCATCGGATGATCGAATCCGAACTCTTCTTCGGCTTTACTCAACAAATCTTGAAACGACGGATGCTTCAAGTAAGAAATCGGAATCACATGTCGTCTCTTTTGGGTCTCTCCGACGTAGACGGCGAAAAACCCCTTCGGAACAGTCGATGACGATTTTCTAGGGCTGTTTATCAAGCGGAATCCCATGGTATGTATCTCGAGAATTTTGATTTCGTGGATTGTTTTGATTTTCGGCTTCGGAGGGCGATTTTTGAACTCTGAAGGAAGATCTGGttggtttgtttttgtgaTTCAGGAAATAGAATTagtatgtgtatatataggTTAGAATTATAATGATCTTTTGAGCGGTGAAGAGGCAATGGAGTTGGGAAATGGATTATGAAATGCACATGGAATTGTCTTCCAACTTGCAGCTAAGATTTGGGACTGCAAACATCACAGTGTTCATTAGGTGACAAACATTTGTGTCCTACAAACATCAGAAATTAGCGAGTAGAGAGCTGCCTAAAGATTGGAAATGGACAGTTTGATACCTGGTCCTTGGGTAAAAGACATGGTCGGTCCACCGGTCTTCGGTGGTatactcaagcccaccactagtagatattgtcctctttgagcatTCCCTTCTggacttccccttaaggttttaaaacgtgtctactaggaagagatttccatacctttataagaaatgtttcgcaATCCACCCACCTTAGGAACCcaaacgtcctcgctggctcACCGCTTGatgtttgactttgatactatttgtaacagcccaaaccctccactagcagatattgtcctctttggactttcccttttgggcttcccttcaaggttttaaaacgtgtctactagggagaggtttccacactcttacaaggaatgtgttcccctctacaaccgatgtgggatctcacatgtgGAGAGTTTGGTATGGATGTAAACTGGAAGGATAGGCAGAGAAAAAACTAAGGCAAAATGTGCTGTCTAATTTGACAAGAGAGGAGAagaagggagtggatttgggtcATTCAGCAATTAATAGGGGGAGGATAATCCATGGAAacaaaaagaggaagagattAGGTTAGGTTTTCCCGTGAAGTCATTACAAGACAATGAAATATAAGCCACTACTTTCTGGTGGTTCTAACTTGACTGTGTCTGAATTGCAAGGATTTTTTACAATTCCATGGCAGGACTCTCAAAAGGGATGGTTTTGCTGATGTCAGAATCTCATGAGAATTGTGGAAAGCTCTACCTGGCAAAAGGGAAAGAGgttagttttcttttcttgtagACTTTAATGGATGCATGTGTAGTCAATGaggccattttcttttccttccatttgGTATTTGTCTTCTGGTTAGGTTAGTTTCCTGGTCATGAATGAAAGGCTCTGTTATGCTTTGAATTAGGAACTGTTGAACTTAGTTTTTGGCTGATGTTCGTGTCTGATCATTGTAGAAAGGGCTTTGGTCATGGATTAAAAGTAGAGGTTTTTGTTAGTGTAGGATTGTCTGAGTAAGAACACCTACTTTTCTTGCTTTCATTCAACTATATTGTACCATACAAACAGGGAGTTGTATGAAATAATGAATGAAAGATAGAGGGGGTTGGGGATGCacaaggaaaaaaggaaaagatatTGGATATGTTGCAAGTCTGAATTACCTTGCTATTTTTcgtattaaattttttgggtACATATGCAGACTATAGTCTAGATCTGTAGATACTAGGTAACAATACATTTAAATACATCctaataataaagataaattaacgggattacacaaatatctccTAACTTAAGGCTAATTCTTCGACACTCCCCTCGAGCTGAGAACTAGATATCATTCATTTTCAGTTTGGATACTAACTCGATTAAGTAGTAAGCTGGTAAGTCTTTTTGTTTGCACAATTTATTGGTTGAAGCCATGAGAGTACATAACTCACGCATACTATCCTCTTGGAGCATTTCCATGGGCATTACCTGTCTCTCTCGTGCTCACTCCTCTTGGAGTACTTCCACTGACATTACTTGCCTCTCTCGTGCTCACTTCTCTTGGAGCACTTCCTCAGGCGTTGCTGGCTTTTCTTGTGCCTCTTTGAGCACTTCCACTGGCACTACTTGCTTCTCTCGTGCTCACTCCTCTTGGAGAACTACTTGACGTTTGGAAAAACTCCATCGCTTGCAATTGTGACTCCTTGAAGCAATTTTTTGAGCTCCTGATTGTTCCCCACGACTAGAGGAACATGTCTAGGGTTTATCCTCTTTTTCTTGTCATCACACACTTCATTCTTGACCAATTCTATCTTAAGGTACCATCCAATTCATCCATCGGGGAATTGGGCATTGACGAATTTGGAATCTTAGTTCTTTcccctcattttcttcctttggtGCCCTTGGTACCCTCTATTATTGAATACTTCAAATCTGAATCCACTTGAGATTTATCTAACATCATGGTGAAATAATCAAGAGGAAAGGTGAGTCTTGGTCACAGTAAATGATCGGCAACTACGAAGGCTTCATCGACAAGTGgacatcaaatttaaaatttaatcggCTATGAAGGCTCTGACACCATGTTGCAAGTCTAATATGTACTATGGAAACCTAAAGAATCAAGTTCTCccacataaaaataaaaaataaaaaaaaaagcttaccATCTGCATTGTGTACTTTTttaatcctatttttttaCTGCACTATCTATTTCTAGATATCAATCTCTTTGGTTGTGAGTTATTCAAACTCTGAGTGAGACTGAGAAAAGTTTCTTCACTGCAGGGAACTGTGATGTCACCCATTGGATGatcatattcaaattattcttCTTCCTGACTTGACAAATCTTGAAATGAAGGTTGATTCAAGTGGGATAACCCCAATTCCTGCCTGAAAGGATCATAAAAGTTTGGAAAATTCTTTTGataattgaaatttggaaGCTCCTGTTTTGTTAATGCTAGATTGCAGGGGGATATACGTTCATTGTGTATGAacaaaagtatatattatgCATGTTAAATGGAGAGATCTTTGATACTTGACcctttttaattagttttagtAGCAATAGCCTGAAAGGGGTAGCCCAGTGTCCGAATTTTTTGGCGAGTTCAATAAGGATGATGCCCGATGTCTCCGAAGTTTGTGCCTTCTTCCTACGCGAATAAAGTTATATGTTGCTTAAGCCATTGTGTTACATTTTGCTGGCATGCcatataacattgttttcaaTCTTGCTTTCGAAccctctttcaaaatctcacTGCcccttttttctattttttttttttctcgataaGGGTCAGAGGCTTGAACATATGTTGCCCGACCGCAGGCGACGTGAATATAAATTAGCTTGACTCACTTGGTGTTGGAAAGTAAGTGCCACATAATCACAAAGTCCGCTATCAAGAAAAGTGTGATCGTGACAAGGGCAcaaacgttaaaaaaaaatgatatcatCCATTATGAACTGTACAACAGTTCCAATTCAAAGAATCAAGCTCTTCCACTCAAAAAATGTTAGTCTACATTCTGTCCTATTCTAATCCTTTTTCTGTACTATCTAGTTTGTGAACAACCCTTATGGTTCATGAGTTCTT
Protein-coding sequences here:
- the LOC111811626 gene encoding auxin-responsive protein SAUR21-like; translated protein: MGFRLINSPRKSSSTVPKGFFAVYVGETQKRRHVIPISYLKHPSFQDLLSKAEEEFGFDHPMGGLTIPCNEDVFFEVTSRLAANC